GTTAGAATGGAAATTTATTCAACAGAAGAACAACAAGCAGAAGCAATAAAACGATTTTTCCGTGAAAATGGTACAACGATTGTAGTCGGTGCCGTGCTTGGTTTAGGTGGTCTGTATGGCTGGAAAGCGTATAACCAAAGCCAGATCGATAGCGCAGAAGCAGCATCAGAAGCATACACTCAGGTTGTTGAAAGTGACGATGTACTAGCAAAAAGCGACGCCTTTGTTGCTGCAAATGCAGATTCTAACTACGCCGTGTTAGCGGCTTTCGTTGCTGCTAAAGAGGCAATCGACAAAGACGATCTTAAGCTAGCTGCTGAGAAGCTAACTTGGGCGGCTGATAATGTTGCCAACGCTGAGCTAAAAGCAACGGCTTTATTAAGACTTGCACGTGTACAAGCGTCTCAGTCTCAATACGAACAAGCACTTGCAACACTGGCTAAGCCAATGCCGGAAGCGTTTAAGGCGCAGCTTGCTGAGATCCAAGGTGATATTTACCTTGCCCAAGGCGATAAAGATAAAGCACGTAGTGCTTATCAATCGGCATTAGAAGCGGCGGAAGGCAATAGCAACCCTATGCTGCAAATTAAACTGGATGATCTTGCACAAAAGACAACGGTTTAAGGAGTTGCCATGAAGAAGTTAACGATGGCCTCATTGGCTTTATGTGTTGCAGCACTCACCGCAGGTTGTTCTTCTAGTGATGATGAAGAAGAGTTAAAACTCCCTGAGATCAACAATCAATTCGACGCCACTGTTGTATGGCAAGAAGGGATTGGTGACGGGGTTGAGCACTACTTTTCACGTTTATCTCCTGTAAGCTATCAGAACACTGTTTTTGCCGCTGCCCGTGAAGGTATAGTGAGCGCATTTGATGCACAAACAGGTAAAGAAAAGTGGCGAGTTGATGTTCGTGAGAATAAGAACTTTTGGCCATGGGAAGACAATGACAGTGCGAAGCTGTCAGGTGGGATCACACAAGCTTATGGCAAACTGTATGTTGGCTCTGAGCACGGACAGG
This portion of the Pseudoalteromonas sp. GCY genome encodes:
- a CDS encoding YfgM family protein, encoding MEIYSTEEQQAEAIKRFFRENGTTIVVGAVLGLGGLYGWKAYNQSQIDSAEAASEAYTQVVESDDVLAKSDAFVAANADSNYAVLAAFVAAKEAIDKDDLKLAAEKLTWAADNVANAELKATALLRLARVQASQSQYEQALATLAKPMPEAFKAQLAEIQGDIYLAQGDKDKARSAYQSALEAAEGNSNPMLQIKLDDLAQKTTV